The genomic interval TAGCACCTGGATTTTGGCCAGCAAAAGCAATTAGTAGTATTGTTAGAAATGATAGTCTATTACTATCTTATACCCAATATTACTTAATAGGATTAATCTACGTAATTGTTCTAAACATTATCGTCTATCAAATTTTCTCAAAAAAAATGCAAGTAAATTAATCATTTAGGGATAAGTAATTTATCCTACTAATCATTTATTTTTTAACATATAGATGTTATAATAAATGACAGTGATAATTTCATACAGTAGAGGTGATTACATCATGGAAGATCATAAGAAAAATTTTGAGAAAAAACAGGAATTAATCGATGCAGCTATAGAAGAGTTTGGAAATAATGGGTATGAGAAAGCATCATTAAATAATATTTTAAAAGCAGCAGGGATTAGTAAAGGAACATTTTATTATCATTTTAAAAATAAAGAAGATCTTTATTTTTATCTATTGACCTTTATGGCAGAAGATAAACAGAAATTTTTTCAAGATAGATTAACAATGGAATTATTTAATCAAGATTTCTTTACCATATTTGAAAAATTAATTGAATTTGCCTTAGAATTTGCGACTCAAAATCCACAAATTAATAAATTTGCAGAAAGTTATATGAAAGAAAAAAATAATCTAATTTATCAAAAGATTGTTGAACATTTTGGTGATCAAAGAGTAGACTTTTTCGATGCTATTATTGATAAAGCTTATCAAAAAGGTGAAATTCGACAAGATATATCAATTGAGTTTCAGAAAAATATGGTTTATTACTTAATGACACATGTGGTTGAAATTGCTGATATCATAGAAATAGAAGATTTCAAAAAAGCATCGATAGAATTAATTAAATTTATCCGACATGGTCTAGAAAATTCAAATAATAATTAGGGTAAAAACTGTAAATGTGTCACATTTACAGTTTTTTTTATTAATAGTATAAATAAAAGAATCATTTCCTGTGATTCTTTTTTTAATATTATCATTAATAATCACAAATTTAAATAAGATATAAATAGATAGTTAACTTGGAGGAAAATTATGTTTAAAAAAATAGTAAATCCAGATTTATATCATGGTGAAAAGAAGAAGAAAAACTTTTTCGAGGGATGGTATTATAAAATTACTGATAAAGAAAATAAATATTCTTTCGCGTTTATTCCAGGTATTATAAAAGGTAAAATATTGGGTGAGGGACATTCTTTTATTCAGGTATTAGATGGTAAGAATCATAAATTTTATTATTTAAAATTTACTAAAGGTAATTTTAAATCTCAACATAAACCTTTTAGTATTGAAATTAATAATAATTTATTTTCATTGAAAGAAATTAGATTAAGTCACTATGATGAAAGGTTACAAGTTGTCGGATCGTTAAAAATAGTCGATGTCATTAAATGGCCAGATTCATTAATTAATCCAGGTAGTATGGGTTTTTATAATTA from Mycoplasmatota bacterium carries:
- a CDS encoding TetR/AcrR family transcriptional regulator, producing the protein MEDHKKNFEKKQELIDAAIEEFGNNGYEKASLNNILKAAGISKGTFYYHFKNKEDLYFYLLTFMAEDKQKFFQDRLTMELFNQDFFTIFEKLIEFALEFATQNPQINKFAESYMKEKNNLIYQKIVEHFGDQRVDFFDAIIDKAYQKGEIRQDISIEFQKNMVYYLMTHVVEIADIIEIEDFKKASIELIKFIRHGLENSNNN